Genomic DNA from Plectropomus leopardus isolate mb unplaced genomic scaffold, YSFRI_Pleo_2.0 unplaced_scaffold12138, whole genome shotgun sequence:
CAAACTGCTGCCGTCAAACTAAGAGAAACTCCTCTTAATCCGAGGGTAATATCTCATCATGAGTCCGTGGCCTCTGTAAGCCGCAAAGCTAAGCCGGGACTGCCGAGCTCAGACTGCTTATCGACGCCGCAGCAGACCCCAGGTGAGGCGGTCCAAAGCCGGCGCTCAAATGCAAAAACTCAAAACGCTTCCCCGAGGCGAAAAGTTTCCCCTGAGAGAGTGGCTGTGGGGAGTCtttgtgacacacacagtgacggagaggaagagcagagagaaaataggACCGAGCCAGCGAAGGCCAGCCGCACACAAGCGCTCAGTGACAGGGTTAGATCTTCCTTATCAGGCAGAAACCTTCTCCCTGCACAGGAAATATCAGCAGAGCGGCCAAGAGTAGACGACATTTCAGAAAAACGCAGCAGACCAGACAGGATTTCAGTACCTGAGATCACAGGAGAGAATCATACAGACTCCTTCTACAACAGCTCTGACTATCTGAAGGAATCAGATCAGAGCAAAGCAGCAGCTAAGATCCTCCAGACCAGACGTAAAGGCGTCTCACAGAGCGATACTGTGGACGGAGACGAGCTGTCTCTGGATCAGGAGGAGGGGAGCGTCTGGGTCGACTCCTATGTATtcagatacattaaaaaatgtgaccaaaCGGAGTTTGACAGATGCTTGAAAGGTCTTGATGTGTGTGTCGAGTGTGAAGGTACCGAACTCACGCGGATTTTGTTGACTGAGAGAAAGCCTTCCAAGACAGAGTCGAGGATCCAGGAGGCGCTAAGTGACTTCAAATTTTTGGTGAAGCATTGGCAGTTGATGTTAAGAGTTCATCAGATTGACTTTGACAcggaggagaagaaaaacaaactgattgaaATCTGCGATGATTTGAGTTTCCTGTACAAAGATGTTCTCTACGTGCCGGAGGATTCGTGCATTAAAATCATCGGGAT
This window encodes:
- the LOC121963693 gene encoding uncharacterized protein LOC121963693, which produces MKATIEGPFAAVQALRQDLTLRASRLKSQVSAQTAAVKLRETPLNPRVISHHESVASVSRKAKPGLPSSDCLSTPQQTPGEAVQSRRSNAKTQNASPRRKVSPERVAVGSLCDTHSDGEEEQRENRTEPAKASRTQALSDRVRSSLSGRNLLPAQEISAERPRVDDISEKRSRPDRISVPEITGENHTDSFYNSSDYLKESDQSKAAAKILQTRRKGVSQSDTVDGDELSLDQEEGSVWVDSYVFRYIKKCDQTEFDRCLKGLDVCVECEGTELTRILLTERKPSKTESRIQEALSDFKFLVKHWQLMLRVHQIDFDTEEKKNKLIEICDDLSFLYKDVLYVPEDSCIKIIGMSIFSHLFCQRVKDTFSKLTDSQNLFPPY